In Nematostella vectensis chromosome 3, jaNemVect1.1, whole genome shotgun sequence, the genomic window AACTTAAACTGGGGCACTTACCAAGAGACGGCTGGCGAGGACAAGGTTTGCAAAACGCCTCCATTTCCTTTCGATTGacaatttttgtcttttttaagaatgacatttattattattattattattattattattattattattattattattattattattattattattattattattattattattattattattattattattattattattattattattattattattattattattattattattattattattattattattatttattatatctaGGTGTTCGAGAGGAACCAAATCCATGTTTCCAATTCAGTCAAGTTTGAGCTGAATACTCCTGTGGAAGCCAAGTTTATTCGGTTTGTACCGGTGACTGTCTACGGACACAAATCTATGAAAGTGGAGCTGTTCGGTGAATTATCCAATGGTAGGAATCACTCTCAGTCATATATTtgcttgtttatttatttgaattCTTTCGTTTATTtgcttgtttatttatttatattcttttgtttatttgcttGTTAATTTGGCTATATCTACTTTTCTGAATTTGGCAAATCATTATCATTAGTATGTTATTGGCAAATGATTATCATTAATATGTTATTAGCAAGAGATAATTTAAACCAAAATCTGAAACCGTGCACTTTGTTTACCGTTACGTCATCGCCTCAACCTTAACGTGTCATCTGCAGTGTGCTCTGAGCCACTTGGTCTCGAGAATGGCGCTCTTGACAGAAGCACTTTCAAGGCATCATCACATCCGGACAACGCCCACTTGGCCCGTTTGTATTCACCAAAAGGTTGGTCGGCGGCCCATGCAACCCAGGGCCAGTACCTCCAGATCGACTTAATGTCTGCGCGGACCATATCGGGCGTGGCTATCCAGGGATGTGAAGGAGGCTGGGTGTCTAACTATATTTTGCAGTATGGTATGACCAACAGCACTTGGAGCGAGTACAAGAACGAACAGGATTCAGATGCGGTAAATATGAATATCAATATGAATACCCCAAAAAATCTAGCTCTGATGATATTCAGAATCAACGTCTTGCTTTGTGTAGCACCGGTTTGAGGGGAATAAAGACGCTGCCCAGGTTCGCGTGAATTGGTTCATTAGGCAACTCCGAGCGAGATACATCCGTATCAACCCTACCGCCTGGCACTCCTCCATCTGTCTAAGAGCTGAATTGTTTGGGTGCCAAGGTAGGTACCAATAACACTTCAAATATCAATCACATAAAAACATCgcgcattttttattttctttcattcttttttttttctttttgcggTTGCTCGAACTTCTGTCTAAATTGGTTAAAATTTTGTAGGCTTTAATTCAATGATGTTTGAATTTCACTGTTACAGAAGTGAAATGTACAAATGAACATAGAAAATGTCTATGACTTTTTAATTTACTAGGTAAATCAGAATGAATGATAATATCGTCATTTTTCTTATCGCCTTTCAGAGTCTTGTGACCAATCTCCACTCGGCCTAGAAGACCACAGCATTTCAAACAGCCACATCACATCGTCTTCAAAGCGAGACCAGAACTCACCAGCACATCACGGTCGACTTGGTTTCACCTCGGCAAACGCTTGGTGCGCCGCTAGTGATGACACGCAGCCTTGGATACAGTTCGACCTCGGCGCTGATCACGTGGTCTGTGCCATAGCAACCCAGGGGGACAGCAAATCACACTCATGGGTGACGTCATACAAAGTGATGTACTCTGACGATGCCGCGAAATGGTTTCATTATAGCGAGGCTGCGAGCGAGAAGGTGATATCCTTTAGAGGCTATGCGCTTAGCTTTTAAATAATATGGTGATTAATGCATCACTTAGAGAGCGTTCCAGTAATAACTACTATCGTTATATTTCAGGTCTTTGCCGGTAACTTTGACAAGAGTTCCGTGGTGAAACATCAGTTGAATGAGCCTATCAGAGCACGCTATATTCGCGTTTCAGCATCCAAGCACCGCGGTTCTGCATGTTTGAGGGTGGAGCTCTATGGATCGTCCCAGTCTGGTGAGTACTCGATCTTGATCAATATTCTTGTCAAAATGGTTTAACATTAGTTTTATCTATGCCCTCGATAGTCTCCGATTTTGTTGCAAAAAACCTATATAAAGATAGAAATTCAAGTTTTCTTTTGGTTGTTACACAGTCTGTTCACGAACATCTGGCGGTATTCGAATTGGGGGATTTATCCCTGACTATAACATTCGTGCAACCTCAATATACGCACCAGCTTACACAGGCTCCTCCGGAAGATTGAACGGTCCGTTTGGATGGGCGGTCGGTCCGGACGCAGGCGACGGTGAATATCTTGAGGTGGActtcgggtaccctgtggtgttgTGCGGAATGGCTATTCAAGGCAGTGGGGTAATAAAGAACAACGAGTTTGTAAAATCGTACAAGCTTCAGGTGTCTCAGGATGGGAGAGACTGGAAGTTCTACTCACCCAAGGACGACGGCGAGGTAGGAAGAATGGGCGAAATTAGTATCATTCTTAGACTTCTTGTAATTCGAGAATTCTATTGATATAAAATACATGCGTTTCTTCTTCGTTTGTAGGAGTTTCTTATTCCTGGAAGCAAAGATCGCTTCGATACCGCCAAGCACGTCCTACAGCGTCCTGTTGTGGCCAAGTTCATCCGAGTCtatcctgtggagttctactCGCATAAAACCATGCGAATTGACGCCTTTGGTGTACGGCAAGGTATGTGCATAAAATTTATATCTAACTTATGCACTTGCGATTTATTGAATACTGGGGAATAGAAAAGGGAGGTACAGAAAGGAGAAAGAGGTTTTACAGGAAGTAGAGGAATGAGGGTGGATGGGAGTGGAGTAGGAAGAGGAAGAAAGACTGGGGAAGGAAGGGGAAGAAGATGGGAAAATGAAGGGGGACGGGGGAAAAGGTGGAGTCAAGGTAGAAAGAGTTGTGGAAAAAGAAGGTTGGAGGATAGTAGGGGGGGAAAGGGAGTGGGAGAGAAAGGGGTAAAGCAGAGTTAACGATGAAAGGAGATGGAATGGAGGAAGGAAGGGGGACCTGAATTGTTCAATGTAATTCAATATTGTATGGATAACATAATTTCCATCTTCCAAAGGCTGGCGCACGCCAATCGGCATGGCAAAGACAGCACACCAAGTTTCAAGCCATGCTCTTATCACAAGTGATGACCCGGCGTTCACTGCTGACGCGATCCGCTTTGGCAGTGGGACCAGCTGGTGTCCAGAAAATGACCCGGACAAACAGGCTTCCCGTTATGCTCAGATCGACCTTGGTCAGAACTCTGTTATTACAGGTGTAGCGACGAAAGGTAACGGGAAGGACAGTTGGGTGACCGAATTCAGTGTGCAGTTTGCTGAAAATCCGACGGGTACTTGGTTCGACATCCCGCAGGTAAATAAATACTACGCAATACCAACGGTCACAGGGTAAGACACTTTACTAACTCGATCATCATGCATTTAATTATATATAGATATTTCTGGATATTAAACTGTGCAATATTAATTAAATACAATTACTATAATTGTAGTGAAATAACATGATCTCGTCGTTGACAGGGTAACATCAAAGGTAACGATGCCGCAGTCGGGACGGCAGTCAGCTGGTTGCGGGAGCCTGTGGTAGCGCGCTATGTACGAGTCACGCCTAAGTCCTTTGAGGGGAGTCCTTGTTTTGCACTCGATCTCCATGGCAACAGGAAGCCCTTCGTAGGTAAGTAAAAATGTATTCTCAattaattttttctttcaattttAAAACCACCATTCTCTCGATTGATTTTCATAGCTTCTATTTCTTTTAATGCTCGGCTGTTGTTTATAGCCCCAGCTCCTGTAATTCTCCAAGCCTCTCGATCCGGTACAGTCTCGCCTTCGAACTCGGCTGAAGTCACTTGTACTGCGTATGGAGTTCCTGGCGTCGTGTTGAACTGGAGTATTCGCGGCCAACTCGTCAAACCTCAGCCTGCGACCAAATTCTCCAAAGGTCTCGCCGAGTCCCGAATGAAGGTGACACACGGGTCAGCGGTCAGCGCCAAGGAGCTCGGCTCTTGTCAGCAGGGGGACGGGGAGGATAAGTTCAAATGCGCTCTGGATTACACTTGCACTGCATTCTACCATAATGAGGTCAGCGGCGGTGCGCACGAGAAGAAGACCACATTGCACGCTAATCTATGTAAGTCTTATTAAAATTTCTTCCCGATAAAAAAGAATGCTGACTGATTTTGCGTGGGATCTTTAAGTCTGAACATCCGTACGTCTTTGCGTTCGGTTTATATTCCCGATAAAAAAGAATGCTGACTCATTTTGCGTGAATCTTGAAGTCTGAACATTCGTACGTCTTTGCGTTCCGTAGATATTCCCAAGCCGACTACTACTCCACCTCCAACAGCTCCGCCAGAGCCCGCGAAGAAAAAACACGTCTCCCAACCCAAACCAAAGCATGTCGCTAAGAAGAAAAAGCAGCACGTCAAGGCAGGGAGCAATACACTCAGGGCAGGGCTTCTAGGAGCCGTCCTCGCATTTATTTTCACTGCTATTCTTTGATTTTGTTATAACCTTATATTACCTGCTTCATATGTCCTGAGTGCGGGTGAAGattgaaacatttttatttgcgTTTTTGAACCTGGATTTGCTGTAATTTCTCATGTAGATAAGTTCTGAGTGTGTATACTTCTAAACTGTATGAATTGGTATTTCAAGAATTTTATCTGACAACCCTTTCACAATATAATTCAAGTAGTGCTGAACAAGGAATAAAATGAAACTTATACCATCCAAGTTAAGATTGTTATTaagttccgctataaaagggaaagctcctgtcaccccgggctcaagaacaatcagttatcaatcagcggTAAATGAGTGAACACAtcaggacaattgctctgagcgctaaatGCTATAACAACTtgtgcgctctaaaatacgagcattttcatcacagcgcgaaaataatttatgcaggtgcgctagattatggatagcgcaaaattaaaaaaattgcaccCGAAAACGTGAGTTGGCAGCAAATCCCTAATTTTAGATGGATTACTGGAttactggctggctggctgatttgtgacaccacagggtaaccgcgcgatgaccacaaaaccaagtcgcatacctatggagctccgcgcgcggcctgcggccgcgatGGCTCCGCTATAACAAGTAGCCATGTCCTATATGTTTACGTCACCCCAGCTTGCGTAGATGtagtgttgaaaaaaaaatatcggaaTCTATTTCACGCTAAAAATATCGGAATCTATTTCACGCTAAAAATATCGTAATCTATTTCACGCTTAAAATATCGGAATCTATTTCACGCTAAAAATATCGGAATCTATTTCACGCTAAAAATATCGGAATCTATTTTACGCTACTAAAAATATCGGAATCTATTTCACGCTACTAAAAATATCGGAATCTATTTCACGCTAAAATATCGGAATCTTTTTCACGCTAAAAATATCGGAATCTATTTCACGCTAAAAATATCGGAATCTATTTCACGCTAAAATATCGGAATCTATTTCACGCTAAAAATATCGGAATCTATTTCACGCTAGGATGTTTTTGGAAGTAGTGTTGAAAAAATATCGGAATCTATTTCACGCTAGGATGTTTTTGGGAGTAGTGTTGAAAAAATATCGGAATCTATTTCACGCGGATGTTTTTGGAAGTAGTGTTGAAAAATATCGGAATCTATTTCACGCTAAAATATCGGAATCTATTTCACGCTTAAAATATCGGAATCTATTTCACGCTAAAAATATCGGAATCTATTTCACGCTAAAAATATCGGAATCTATTTCACGCTAGGATGTTTTTGGAAGTAGTAAGTTGCTAGTTGTGTCACTGTGGGTAACGTCAATCAAATTCTTCCCATGCGTAACGCAACTCGTGGTTATCCTGTAGGTTCTGTCACTCATAGGTATCCTACGTGTCACATCACTCATGGTTACCCTGTGCATTTCTTTACacatggtcaccctgtgcgtAAATTTActcatggtcaccctgtgtgtCACTTTActcatggtcaccctgtgcgtCACTTTACTCATGGTCACTCTGTGCGTCACTTTACTCATGGTCACCCAGTGCGTCACTTTActcatggtcaccctgtgcgtCAATTTACTCATTGTCACCCTGTGCGTCGCTTTACTCATGGTTACCCTGTGCGTTACTTTACTCATGGTCAGCCTGTGCGTCAATTTActcatggtcaccctgtgcgtCGCTTTATTTATGGTTACCCTGTGCGTTACTCGTGGTCAACCTGTGCGTCACTTTACTCATGGTAACCCTGTGCGTCAATTTACTCATGGTCACCCAATGCGTCACTTTACTCATGGTTACCCTGGGCGTTACTTTActcatggtcaccctgtgcgtCATACTTTACTCATGGTCACCCTATGAGTCACTTTActcatggtcaccctgtgctTCACTTTACTTatggtcaccctgtgcgtCGCTTTACTCATGGTTACCCTGTGCGTTACTCGTGGTCACCCTGTGCATCACTTTACTCATGGTAACCCTGTGTGTCAATTTACTCATGGTAACCCTGTGTGTCAATTTActcatggtcaccctgtgtgtTTCTTTACTCttggtcaccctgtgcgtCACTTTActcatggtcaccctgtgcgtTACTTTActcatggtcaccctgtgcgtTACTTTActcatggtcaccctgtgtgtCAATTTACttatggtcaccctgtgtgtTTCTTTACTCTTGGTCACCCTGTGCATCACTTTACTCATGATCCCTGTGCGTCACTTTACTCATGATCACCCTGTGCGTTACTTTActcatggtcaccctgtgcaTCATACTTTACTCATGGTCACCCTATGCATCACTTTACTCATGGTAACCCTGTGCGTTAATTTACTCATGGTCACCTGTGCGTCACTTTACTCATGGTTACCCTGTGCGTTACTCGTGGTCACCCTGTGGGTCGCTTTACTCATGGTTACCCTGTGCGTTACTTGTGGTCACCCTGTGCGTCACTTTActcatggtcaccctgtgcgtCAATTTACTCATGGTCACCCTATGCGTCACTTTACTCATGGTTACCCTGTGCGTTACTTTActcatggtcaccctgtgcgtCAATTTACTCATGGTCACCCTGTACGTCGCTTTACTCATGGTTACCCTGTGCGTTACTCGTGGTCACTCTGTGCATCACTTTACTCATGGTAACCCTGTGCGTCAATTTACTCATGGTAACCCTGTGTGTCAATTTACTCATGGTCACCCTGGGTGTTTCTTTACTCttggtcaccctgtgcgtCACTTTACTCATGGTCATCCTGTGCGTCACTTTActcatggtcaccctgtgcgtTACTTTActcatggtcaccctgtgcaTCATACTTTACTCATGGTCACCCAATGCGTCACTTTActcatggtcaccctgtgcgtCACTTTACTTATGGTCACCTTGTG contains:
- the LOC5504622 gene encoding uncharacterized protein LOC5504622, with the translated sequence MKWTGRILCLFCILAAANSVNSLECAKFELGLGSKALFPDNHFTASSSYRDDYLPHLARYSNNLAAWGAKINDDPNDYLQIDLGRVYKICAVATKGHEKNNEFVDSYKVLNSMDNLNWGTYQETAGEDKVFERNQIHVSNSVKFELNTPVEAKFIRFVPVTVYGHKSMKVELFGELSNVCSEPLGLENGALDRSTFKASSHPDNAHLARLYSPKGWSAAHATQGQYLQIDLMSARTISGVAIQGCEGGWVSNYILQYGMTNSTWSEYKNEQDSDAHRFEGNKDAAQVRVNWFIRQLRARYIRINPTAWHSSICLRAELFGCQESCDQSPLGLEDHSISNSHITSSSKRDQNSPAHHGRLGFTSANAWCAASDDTQPWIQFDLGADHVVCAIATQGDSKSHSWVTSYKVMYSDDAAKWFHYSEAASEKVFAGNFDKSSVVKHQLNEPIRARYIRVSASKHRGSACLRVELYGSSQSVCSRTSGGIRIGGFIPDYNIRATSIYAPAYTGSSGRLNGPFGWAVGPDAGDGEYLEVDFGYPVVLCGMAIQGSGVIKNNEFVKSYKLQVSQDGRDWKFYSPKDDGEEFLIPGSKDRFDTAKHVLQRPVVAKFIRVYPVEFYSHKTMRIDAFGVRQGWRTPIGMAKTAHQVSSHALITSDDPAFTADAIRFGSGTSWCPENDPDKQASRYAQIDLGQNSVITGVATKGNGKDSWVTEFSVQFAENPTGTWFDIPQGNIKGNDAAVGTAVSWLREPVVARYVRVTPKSFEGSPCFALDLHGNRKPFVAPAPVILQASRSGTVSPSNSAEVTCTAYGVPGVVLNWSIRGQLVKPQPATKFSKGLAESRMKVTHGSAVSAKELGSCQQGDGEDKFKCALDYTCTAFYHNEVSGGAHEKKTTLHANLYIPKPTTTPPPTAPPEPAKKKHVSQPKPKHVAKKKKQHVKAGSNTLRAGLLGAVLAFIFTAIL